Proteins encoded together in one Impatiens glandulifera chromosome 1, dImpGla2.1, whole genome shotgun sequence window:
- the LOC124919950 gene encoding THO complex subunit 7B-like codes for MLMKGRKVAVKGEAVASHYAFGPIEDDVIIKHRLLTRTTTTRGEPPLKKLQKKFTSFALEIEKDLDNNNDCEKLAKAFLQELATFELPLLKSKAIVDANLREKENFNELEDEINRQIVQAQTDIEDLKKQLELAKIERQHKEECESIRKLIALQPPRSETQKIITDLEKEIAMLEAESVANSRTLELRKKQFALLLHVVDELQNTIEDEQRSILEENRIANDEMKNAVEDAACDNEAMAID; via the exons ATGTTGATGAAAGGTAGAAAAGTTGCAGTTAAGGGGGAAGCAGTGGCTTCCCATTATGCTTTTGGTCCAATTGAAGACGATGTTATAATAAAACATCGGCTTCTAACAAGAACTACCACCACTAGGGGTGAACCACCATTGAAGAAGCTTCAGAAGAAGTTCACTTCGTTTGCTCTTGAGATCGAAAAGGATTTGGATAACAATAATGATTGTGAAAAGCTTGCAAAAGCTTTCTTGCAGGAATTAGCAACATTTGAACTTCCACTTCTCAAGAGCAAAGCAATTGTGGATGCTAACTTGAGAGAGAAGGAGAATTTTAATGAGTTAGAAGATGAGATAAACAGACAGATTGTTCAGGCGCAGACTGATATAGAAGATCTGAAGAAGCAACTAGAATTGGCGAAAATTGAAAGGCAGCATAAAGAAGAGTGTGAATCGATCAGGAAATTGATTGCTTTACAACCACCAAGATCAGAGACTCAAAAGATCATAACTGACTTAGAGAAGGAGATAGCAATGTTAGAGGCTGAGAGTGTTGCTAATTCAAGGACCTTGGAACTCCGGAAGAAGCAATTTGCTCTTCTATTACATGTG GTGGATGAGCTTCAGAACACAATAGAGGATGAGCAACGGAGTATACTTGAAGAGAATCGCATAGCAAATGACGAAATGAAGAATGCAGTTGAGGATGCTGCTTGCGATAATGAAGCCATGGCAATTGATTAG